From Haloarcula hispanica ATCC 33960, the proteins below share one genomic window:
- the priS gene encoding DNA primase small subunit PriS — MEERTRAYLRGRFGDHYRQASVTPPPAANEREWGFIPWTDGPGETMVRHRSLLDLGEIEDFLGRRKPRHVYFSAGRYDEPSASTMSDKGWRSSDLVFDLDADHLPSVVLGEDSYAEMLAKCKDALLRLLDFLEDDFGFEDLTVVFSGGRGYHVHVRDERIRHLERDARREIVDYVRGIGLEFDELVDEESVAGTAGRSSPAQKRTLSTEGGWSARAHRHMLAVVDDLLEMDEADALEQLQEYDGIGEGKATAALNAARSNYEQLEAGNIDVHPAFYQLAKILLHEVVAADNAPIDEPVTTDTNRLIRLPGSLHGGSGLEVQRIDRGDIDAFDPLVDTVPETFRGHDITVEVTDGGLVELDGDSFTLEAGNQTVPEHVGVFLMARGRAEKGKE, encoded by the coding sequence ATGGAAGAGCGGACCCGCGCGTACCTCCGTGGCCGGTTCGGCGATCACTACCGACAGGCGTCCGTAACGCCGCCGCCGGCCGCGAACGAACGTGAATGGGGGTTCATTCCCTGGACCGACGGCCCCGGCGAGACGATGGTCCGCCATCGCTCGCTGCTGGACCTCGGCGAGATCGAGGACTTCCTCGGTCGCCGGAAGCCCCGCCACGTCTACTTCTCCGCGGGCCGCTACGACGAACCGAGCGCCTCGACGATGTCGGACAAGGGCTGGCGCTCCTCGGACCTCGTGTTCGACCTCGACGCCGACCACCTGCCCTCCGTGGTGCTTGGCGAGGACAGCTACGCCGAGATGCTCGCTAAGTGCAAGGACGCACTACTCAGGCTGCTCGACTTTCTGGAGGACGATTTCGGGTTTGAAGACCTGACGGTCGTGTTCTCCGGCGGTCGTGGCTACCACGTCCACGTCCGCGACGAGCGCATCCGTCACCTCGAACGGGACGCGCGCCGGGAGATCGTCGACTACGTCCGCGGTATCGGCCTGGAGTTCGACGAACTGGTCGACGAGGAGTCCGTCGCCGGCACGGCCGGCCGGTCCAGTCCGGCACAGAAGCGGACGCTCTCGACGGAGGGCGGCTGGAGCGCCCGCGCGCACCGGCATATGCTTGCCGTCGTCGACGACCTGCTCGAGATGGACGAGGCGGACGCCCTCGAACAACTGCAGGAGTACGACGGCATCGGCGAGGGGAAGGCGACCGCGGCGCTGAACGCGGCCCGGTCGAACTACGAACAGCTGGAAGCCGGCAACATCGACGTCCACCCCGCGTTCTACCAGCTGGCGAAGATTCTCCTGCACGAAGTTGTCGCGGCGGACAACGCGCCGATAGACGAACCGGTGACGACGGACACGAACCGGCTCATTCGCCTGCCCGGCTCGCTGCACGGCGGCAGCGGGCTGGAAGTCCAGCGCATCGACCGCGGGGATATCGACGCGTTCGACCCGCTGGTCGACACTGTCCCGGAGACGTTCCGGGGCCACGACATCACCGTCGAGGTGACCGACGGCGGCCTCGTCGAACTGGATGGCGATAGCTTTACACTGGAGGCGGGTAATCAGACTGTACCAGAGCACGTGGGCGTGTTTCTCATGGCCCGTGGCCGCGCCGAGAAGGGGAAAGAATGA
- a CDS encoding DoxX family protein: MKTRIPSVVGTAALVLTLFPRPAAAHVDYVTEGPGEALNAVAFAISVLSNPVNAAVFGVSGLAVTVGLAAYLWVRPTIADIVILRNVLAGYADLVPWMLRLSVGLPLVGAGFQGYLFAPTVTFDPATSPVVRILFIGLGFTLLFGLATRIVTTIGLLTYGWALTVDPGVVLAMEYVPAFLALLILGGGRPSADHMLQQVASTDGTYYGRVDPVHYLKGFLDSATAPYREYVPVIVRVGMGVTFIYLGLFQKLADPGQALLVVEKYDLTAVVPVDPGMWVLGAGLTEMLVGLVLIFGFMTRGAAAVSFVLFTTTLFGLPDDPVLAHITLFGMASAVFTMGAGPLSFDDWFGRPAQSDRETVASAD; this comes from the coding sequence ATGAAGACGCGTATTCCGAGTGTCGTCGGAACTGCCGCGCTCGTTCTCACTCTCTTTCCGCGACCGGCGGCGGCACACGTCGACTACGTGACCGAGGGGCCGGGAGAGGCCCTCAATGCGGTGGCGTTTGCGATATCTGTGCTGTCGAACCCGGTGAACGCGGCCGTTTTCGGCGTCTCGGGGTTGGCCGTGACTGTCGGCCTCGCGGCATATCTCTGGGTCCGACCCACGATTGCGGACATCGTTATCCTCCGGAACGTACTCGCCGGGTACGCGGACCTCGTCCCGTGGATGCTCCGACTCAGCGTGGGGCTGCCGCTCGTCGGCGCTGGCTTCCAGGGATACCTGTTCGCCCCGACGGTGACGTTTGACCCCGCAACAAGCCCGGTCGTCCGCATCCTGTTTATCGGGCTGGGGTTCACACTCCTGTTCGGGCTCGCGACCCGTATCGTCACGACTATCGGGCTATTGACTTACGGGTGGGCACTGACCGTCGACCCGGGCGTCGTTCTCGCTATGGAGTACGTCCCGGCCTTTCTGGCACTGTTGATTCTGGGCGGTGGTCGCCCGAGCGCCGACCACATGCTCCAGCAGGTCGCCAGCACCGACGGGACCTACTACGGCCGTGTCGACCCGGTCCACTATCTCAAGGGCTTTCTCGACTCGGCGACGGCACCGTACCGCGAGTACGTCCCGGTCATCGTCCGGGTCGGCATGGGTGTGACGTTCATCTACCTCGGACTGTTCCAGAAACTCGCCGACCCCGGCCAGGCGCTCTTGGTCGTCGAAAAGTACGACCTCACCGCCGTCGTCCCCGTCGACCCCGGGATGTGGGTGCTCGGGGCCGGCCTGACCGAGATGCTGGTCGGTCTGGTCTTGATCTTCGGGTTCATGACTCGCGGGGCCGCGGCCGTCTCCTTTGTCCTGTTCACCACGACGCTGTTCGGCCTGCCGGACGACCCGGTACTCGCGCACATCACGCTGTTCGGAATGGCCTCGGCGGTGTTCACAATGGGCGCCGGGCCGCTCTCCTTCGACGACTGGTTCGGTCGGCCGGCACAGAGCGACCGTGAGACCGTCGCTTCGGCGGACTGA
- a CDS encoding type IV pilin, translating to MGRFSTDTAGMTEGIGVAVLIGLTLLVTAIVGLNVLVIEDDDSGGPQANFSYDYVEDNELLIVTHARGDEFEAGNVEFEGPSRTVTWAQVANREPDAMIGRGDIAQLSSGNAYERRVGARDTITIYHNASGNRTQLDQWDGAN from the coding sequence ATGGGACGGTTCAGCACTGACACAGCCGGAATGACAGAGGGCATCGGCGTCGCCGTACTCATCGGACTGACACTACTCGTGACGGCTATCGTCGGGCTGAACGTCCTCGTCATCGAGGACGACGACAGCGGTGGCCCGCAGGCGAATTTCAGCTACGACTACGTCGAGGACAACGAACTGCTCATCGTCACACACGCTCGCGGCGACGAGTTCGAGGCGGGGAACGTCGAATTCGAAGGGCCGAGCAGAACGGTCACCTGGGCGCAGGTGGCGAACCGGGAGCCCGACGCGATGATTGGCCGGGGCGATATCGCACAGTTAAGCAGCGGGAACGCCTACGAGCGGCGGGTGGGTGCCCGGGACACGATTACGATATACCACAACGCGAGCGGGAACCGGACCCAGCTAGACCAGTGGGACGGCGCGAACTGA
- a CDS encoding GNAT family N-acetyltransferase — MSVNIETQIVERGDDEHVDAAWRLKENIRESDGVLRQRRGFFRDAYRRSTTYLYIDRSKDRLIGFAAVRRDGYILFLAVDEEYRGHGFGKRLVARVAEDYGSVTCHARATNREAIGFYKHIGFEIRRRIDNYYEDGGDAYYLKLGEDSITDKLSKFLRS; from the coding sequence GTGAGCGTCAACATCGAGACACAGATCGTCGAACGCGGGGACGACGAACACGTCGACGCGGCGTGGCGGCTCAAGGAAAACATCCGCGAATCCGACGGGGTCCTGCGACAGCGGCGGGGGTTCTTTCGCGACGCCTACCGACGGTCGACCACCTATCTCTACATCGACCGGTCCAAGGACCGCCTCATCGGCTTCGCCGCGGTTCGACGCGACGGCTACATTCTCTTTCTCGCAGTCGACGAGGAGTACAGGGGCCACGGCTTCGGCAAGCGACTCGTCGCCCGCGTCGCCGAGGACTACGGCAGCGTGACCTGCCACGCCCGGGCGACGAATCGGGAGGCTATCGGCTTCTACAAACACATCGGCTTCGAGATCCGGCGGCGCATCGACAACTACTACGAGGACGGCGGCGACGCCTACTACCTCAAGCTCGGCGAGGACTCGATTACGGACAAACTGTCGAAGTTCCTGCGTAGCTAA